The genomic region CACAATGCCACTGCCATCAAATGTCTCGAAGATGCCATTGAACTGCGCAATACAGTGCTGTCGAACTTCGAGAAAGCCCTGCAAACGAACGACAATGAGCAGATCAACAGCCTGCTCGACTTTGTGATTGTAGGCGGCGGCCCTACCGGGGTAGAGGTGGCCGGAGCCCTAAGTGAACTGCGCAAGCACGTGTTTCCGTACGACTACAAGGAAATCGACTTCAAGCAGATGGACATTCACCTTGTGCAAAGTGGCCCGGTGCTGCTGAAGGGCATGTCGGAAGAAGCCTCGGCCAAGTCACTGGAGTATCTGAAAGAATACGGCGTGCAAGTGTGGCTGAACGTGCGCGTAAAATCCTACGACGGCTATACCGTAACGCTGAGCAACGGCCAGACGCTCATCACCCGCACCCTCATCTGGGCAGCCGGCGTCAAAGGGGCACCCATTGCGGGTTTGAAACCCGAAGCTCTCCTGAAGGGCAACCGCTACCAGGTAGATGCTTACAGCCGTGTGACGGGCTACGAAAACATATTTGCCCTCGGCGACATTGCCGCCATGCAGCTACCTGACTACCCCGAGGGTCACCCGATGGTAGCGCAGCCTGCTCTGCAACAAGGGCAGCACCTGGGCAAAAACCTACCCCGCCTGCTAGCCGGACAACCGCTGGAGCCTTTCGACTATAACGACAGAGGTGCCATGGCCACCATCGGCCGCAACCACGCCGTAGCCGACGTGAAGCTGCCCGGTGGCAAGGAATACCGCACGCAGGGCTTTTTTGCCTGGCTGATGTGGACGTATGTTCACGTCGTTTCATTAGTCAGCTTCCGTAACCGTTTCGCAGTATTCCTCAACTGGACCTGGAGCTATTTTTCCTACGATAAAGGCCTACGCTCCATCATCGGCAAAACCAAAGACCCGCTCCGGGTAAAGGTAGATGAGCACTCCAACGAGCCAGAACTAGTAGCTCCGCTGAAGGAGTAGTGAGTCTGTGCGTCTAAAACCATGTGTGTCATCCTGAGCGCAGCGAAGGACCTTCTCACGGTAGAACGAGTCGTTGTTATGACTGTCGTTCAGCCGTGAGAAGGTCCTTCGCTGCGCTCAGGATGACACGCGTTTTATCTTACTCACTCCCTACTCCCCTACCCTCACTATCTCACCATTTCATACTTCCGGCGCGGGTTGTGGCGCGGGGTTGGGGGTACCGTCGGGCAGCACGCGGGGCCAGCCGTTTTCGTAGACTACCCGGCTTAGCAGCATCACGCGCCGGGAGTAACCTTGTTCGTCGTTGATGGCATCGAAGGTAGGCTGGCGCGGATCGATGGCGTGGTAGGCCAGCCAGTCCTGGCCGGCTGCGTCAGTGATGAGGCAGTTGTGGCCCGGTGCGTGCCAGTGCGCGTTTCCTACCAAGATAGTACTATCGGGGCGGCCGGTGGCCTGGGCTAGCGTTTCGAAGAGGCCGGTGGCATGGCGGGCGCGGGCTACCATCACGCCATAGTGCGCATCGGGGCCGCAGCAGTTGTTGCCAGAGTAGAACAGGTAGTACCACTCATTGCGCAGCACCACCCAGCTACCCTCAATTAGGTGCTGGTATTCGTCGGCGCCGCCGTCGGGCTGCACCAGCTGTACTTCTTCGCTATCTGGTGCAAACGACAGCCTATCGGGCGTCAGTTCCCGCACCCGCAGCGGCCCGAAGCCGGAGCCCCAGTACAGCAACCGCTGGCCAGTAACGGGGTCGTCGAACGCCATGGGGTCGATGGCCTCGAAGCCTGCGCCGCAGAGTAGCGGCTCGCCCTTGTCCGCAAATGGTCCGGTGGGATGCTCGGCGGTGGCTACAGCCAGACAAAGCCCACCTCCGCCGTTAGGCTGAGCCGAGTAGTAGAGGTAATAACGGCCGTCGATTTCGCTCACGTGTGGCGCCCAAAGCCGTTGGGTGGCATCGGCCCAGGTGGGCTTGTGGGGTAGGGCTTCGCCCAGCCATTCCCAATGTACCAAGTCCTGCGAGCGGGCTACTTGCAAGTTAATAATCACTCCGTCGCGCTTGGTTTGCGTACCGTAGGCGTAGTACCAGCCATCTACCGCCCGAATAATGGTAGGGTCCGGAAAATCGTCATCAAGGATAGGATTGGTGTAGGTAGGCATAATGGTGAAGTGGTGAGGTGGTGAAGTTGTGAAATAATACGGCTGTCATCCTCTATCTGGCGTCCGCCTGCGAAGGACCTTATGCCCGTAGAACGAGTCGTTGGTACGCTTGTCGTTCTAACGTGATAAGGTCCTTCGCAGGCGGACGCCAGATAGAGGATGACAGCCGTATTATTTCACCATACCTCAATTCACCACTTCATCTTTTCCACCGGGCAGTGGGTATCGAGCCACGTCATGGCTGCTCGCTCTTCCAGAAAACGCCCTATCTGGTAGGGTAGGGTATCGAAGTAGGATAGCGGTAGGAGCGACGTATCAGATTCCAGCGCTTGCAAATGCATAGGTGCCAGCAGAAATGCTAGAAATACCCGCCCCTCCAACCGGCTCGCCAGCTGCGGATAAAAGACTTCTATCATCCACGGAATACCGCTTTGGTTGGCATGGTCGCGGCGGCGGGCGTCGATCAACCAGCGCACGCAGCCATGAGTAGCGGCCGCGTTCAACATCAGATTGTAGCCGTGCTGCATCTCTGCTACGCTGGGGTGGCGCATCCAACGGCTCACTAGCAGATTCAGATCGGCTCGGTACGTTAGGTCTAGATACTCCGGCGACGGTAGCTTCTGCATACGAATAGGGTAGGGAGATAGTGCGATATAACAGTTGGCGGCAGAACACCAAAAATGCGGCCAACCAGCACTATTTCAAGAAGCCTATCGATCTAAAACACCTCCCCCACATTAAACGTCAGCGCCCGCGAGCCATCAAACCCAAAGCCATAGTCGATGGCCAGATTGGTGCGCGAGAGCTTGTTCAGGGCCACGCGTAGCCCTGCCCCCACAGCGGGCACTACCTTATCTAAGTGGTTGGTGCCGGGCTCCGACGCGGTTTGCGCATTGCCGAACGCCACGCCGCCCAGCAGCCGGTTGCGCGTGATGCGAAACCGGTATTCGGCTTCGGCATACAGCATATTTTTGCCCCGAAAACGGCCCTGAATAAAACCACGACCAGTGTTGTTGTACATGTCCCAGCCGGTGCTAGGCAGGTCGAGGTAGGGCGGCGTGCCTTGCAGCGTGATGTTGTTGTACGACCACAGGGCCAATGTATTGTTGGAGCCTTCGCGCAGGCGCAGGTAGCGGCGGGCCTCCAGCAGCAGCGTTTGGTAAGTACTGGTGCTACCCAGCAGCTTCAGGTTGGGGCGGTACAGTAGATTCACATAGGCGCCGCCCGGCTGAGGGTTGAT from Hymenobacter aerilatus harbors:
- a CDS encoding glycoside hydrolase family 43 protein, translating into MPTYTNPILDDDFPDPTIIRAVDGWYYAYGTQTKRDGVIINLQVARSQDLVHWEWLGEALPHKPTWADATQRLWAPHVSEIDGRYYLYYSAQPNGGGGLCLAVATAEHPTGPFADKGEPLLCGAGFEAIDPMAFDDPVTGQRLLYWGSGFGPLRVRELTPDRLSFAPDSEEVQLVQPDGGADEYQHLIEGSWVVLRNEWYYLFYSGNNCCGPDAHYGVMVARARHATGLFETLAQATGRPDSTILVGNAHWHAPGHNCLITDAAGQDWLAYHAIDPRQPTFDAINDEQGYSRRVMLLSRVVYENGWPRVLPDGTPNPAPQPAPEV
- a CDS encoding NAD(P)/FAD-dependent oxidoreductase, translated to MQDLAKLEDLGKPRVVIVGGGFAGLELAKTLHDAPVQVVLIDKQNYHAFQPLLYQVATAGLGAPDIVSPFRKILNKQKNFYFRMAEVQSVDAEAQMVHTSIGLIKYDYLVIATGATTNYFGDEQMQHNATAIKCLEDAIELRNTVLSNFEKALQTNDNEQINSLLDFVIVGGGPTGVEVAGALSELRKHVFPYDYKEIDFKQMDIHLVQSGPVLLKGMSEEASAKSLEYLKEYGVQVWLNVRVKSYDGYTVTLSNGQTLITRTLIWAAGVKGAPIAGLKPEALLKGNRYQVDAYSRVTGYENIFALGDIAAMQLPDYPEGHPMVAQPALQQGQHLGKNLPRLLAGQPLEPFDYNDRGAMATIGRNHAVADVKLPGGKEYRTQGFFAWLMWTYVHVVSLVSFRNRFAVFLNWTWSYFSYDKGLRSIIGKTKDPLRVKVDEHSNEPELVAPLKE